In the Olleya sp. Hel_I_94 genome, one interval contains:
- a CDS encoding DUF305 domain-containing protein, protein MNTQKQNEEMKKGNYTKFLLMLAVSFIAMYITMYLNTYQIDHVYFSLTRFYMSCLGIAAMAIIMFVAMRNMYQSKKKNIAIVLGSIVLFVGALGLVRDQKSTVGDVLWMKAMIPHHSIAILTSERADIQDPEVKKLAEDIIEAQKKEIAEMKAMIKRLENNK, encoded by the coding sequence ATGAATACACAAAAACAAAACGAAGAAATGAAAAAAGGAAATTACACAAAATTTTTATTGATGCTCGCTGTATCATTTATAGCAATGTACATTACAATGTACTTGAACACTTATCAAATAGATCACGTCTATTTTAGCCTTACACGTTTTTATATGAGTTGCTTGGGTATTGCTGCCATGGCCATTATAATGTTTGTGGCGATGCGAAATATGTATCAAAGCAAAAAGAAGAATATAGCCATTGTTTTGGGTAGTATTGTGCTATTTGTTGGTGCATTAGGATTGGTACGTGATCAGAAGTCGACGGTAGGAGATGTATTGTGGATGAAAGCAATGATACCACACCACTCGATTGCTATTTTGACTAGTGAAAGAGCGGACATTCAAGACCCAGAGGTTAAAAAATTGGCAGAAGATATTATTGAGGCTCAAAAAAAGGAAATAGCTGAAATGAAAGCAATGATTAAAAGATTGGAAAATAACAAATAA
- a CDS encoding PepSY domain-containing protein, producing the protein MVKRKTAIKIRKAHRYLGLFLGVQFLMWTISGMYFSWTDIDEIHGDHFKKENPEQAAFADLLGSSQLGLKEPIRSLELLEIADTPYYWINETTLYNALTGVKKDELTEQEAIKVAERYMLSDLKFEQIRRIETVGDHHEYRGRPLPAYEISYKTDENLKAYVAIKNGAFQTVRHRDWRWFDFLWMTHTMDYQGRDNFNTIVLRAFSLLGLITVLSGFLLWFTSSPTVRKIKKRK; encoded by the coding sequence ATGGTAAAAAGAAAGACAGCAATAAAAATTAGAAAAGCGCATCGCTATTTGGGCCTCTTTTTAGGCGTCCAATTTTTGATGTGGACTATTAGCGGAATGTACTTTAGTTGGACGGATATTGATGAGATTCACGGTGACCATTTCAAAAAAGAAAATCCTGAACAAGCTGCATTTGCTGATTTATTGGGAAGTTCTCAATTAGGTTTAAAAGAGCCTATTAGATCACTAGAGCTTCTTGAAATAGCAGATACACCTTACTATTGGATTAATGAAACAACCCTTTATAATGCGCTTACAGGTGTAAAGAAAGACGAACTCACAGAACAGGAAGCCATAAAAGTAGCTGAGCGCTATATGTTGTCGGATTTAAAATTTGAACAAATACGAAGGATTGAAACTGTAGGTGATCATCATGAGTACCGAGGAAGACCTTTGCCGGCTTATGAAATTTCATATAAAACTGATGAAAATCTTAAGGCTTATGTGGCGATTAAAAACGGAGCTTTTCAAACAGTTCGTCATCGAGATTGGCGTTGGTTCGACTTCTTATGGATGACACATACCATGGATTATCAAGGACGCGATAATTTTAACACAATAGTTTTAAGGGCTTTTTCCCTTTTAGGATTAATAACAGTACTCAGTGGGTTTTTACTTTGGTTCACAAGTTCGCCTACTGTTAGAAAAATAAAAAAAAGAAAATAA
- a CDS encoding DUF2911 domain-containing protein: MRKYIHLSVLLIVFQIVSCKQEVKETKEVVVDEKASETFAQPDKKKPLSPHTSTMAMIGDAHIHIDYSSPGVRKRIIFGGLLAYDQVWQAGAHNATWLETNKDLTIDGKVLPAGKYGFFTIPSKDKWTIMFNSNWDQHGKDEYDEKDDVLQFKVTPKISQEVQEHLEYKIIKTSDVSGTMSLSWEKVVVEFPFEVN, encoded by the coding sequence ATGAGAAAATATATCCACCTTTCTGTATTACTAATCGTTTTTCAAATCGTCTCTTGCAAACAAGAAGTGAAAGAAACCAAAGAGGTAGTTGTTGATGAAAAAGCTTCAGAAACTTTTGCACAACCAGATAAAAAGAAACCTTTGAGCCCACATACTTCAACTATGGCAATGATAGGTGATGCTCATATTCATATTGATTATTCATCACCGGGCGTTAGAAAGAGAATCATTTTTGGCGGATTGTTGGCTTACGATCAGGTGTGGCAGGCTGGCGCACATAATGCAACTTGGTTAGAAACCAATAAGGATTTAACCATTGATGGTAAAGTTTTACCAGCAGGTAAATATGGGTTTTTTACTATTCCATCAAAAGATAAATGGACCATAATGTTTAATTCAAATTGGGATCAACACGGAAAGGATGAATACGACGAGAAAGATGATGTATTGCAATTTAAAGTAACACCTAAAATTTCCCAAGAAGTTCAGGAACATTTAGAATATAAGATAATAAAGACTTCCGATGTATCAGGCACAATGAGTTTGAGTTGGGAAAAGGTCGTTGTTGAATTTCCATTTGAAGTAAATTAA
- a CDS encoding YybH family protein, whose protein sequence is MKAFKLITLVTVLIATVNFTNAQNSKDIADRQDVIAVMKSYKDALQNLTTEGTFELFTEDSKVFESGGVEGSYAHYIEHHLGPELGHFKSFTFSDYEIDVQVDAPYAFTTETYVYTIVLNPDDKGDSRTIKKKGVATSILKKMDGKWKIIKTHSSSRNKK, encoded by the coding sequence ATGAAAGCATTCAAATTAATTACACTAGTAACTGTTCTCATTGCCACGGTCAATTTTACCAATGCACAGAATAGTAAGGATATAGCAGATAGGCAAGACGTTATTGCCGTAATGAAATCATACAAAGATGCATTACAAAATCTAACGACCGAGGGAACATTTGAATTGTTCACAGAAGATTCCAAGGTGTTTGAATCCGGAGGTGTAGAAGGTTCTTATGCGCATTATATAGAGCATCATTTAGGTCCAGAATTGGGACACTTTAAAAGCTTCACATTTTCTGATTACGAAATCGATGTACAGGTTGATGCGCCCTATGCATTTACCACAGAAACCTACGTCTATACCATCGTCTTAAATCCAGACGATAAGGGTGATTCTCGAACCATAAAGAAAAAAGGAGTAGCTACGTCAATCTTAAAAAAGATGGATGGTAAATGGAAAATTATTAAAACACATTCTTCATCAAGAAATAAAAAGTAA
- a CDS encoding potassium channel family protein: MNTIEKSERIGFYKQLFKKVLLTASIVIALSLSYILWVGVDSASQFLPFIIVGLALVKTIFIVRLTFIQLSKIIGESHQLTHVLTLFGVLIILIVLSFSADYHALYTLNPENFKSSTALNGSFSLQFFEFLYFSLITFSSVGFGDIVPLNIAGKLLVMMEVFLSFLVLVFGIANINRIHVNK, translated from the coding sequence GTGAACACAATAGAAAAATCTGAAAGAATTGGCTTTTACAAGCAACTGTTTAAAAAGGTATTGCTTACTGCAAGTATAGTGATTGCTCTATCGTTAAGTTATATACTATGGGTAGGTGTAGATTCCGCCAGCCAATTTCTACCCTTTATAATTGTTGGTTTGGCTTTGGTCAAAACCATTTTTATCGTAAGGCTCACTTTTATACAGTTAAGTAAAATAATAGGCGAAAGTCATCAGCTAACCCACGTTCTTACTTTATTTGGGGTATTGATTATTTTGATTGTCCTTTCGTTTTCAGCAGATTATCACGCTTTATATACTTTGAACCCTGAAAATTTTAAATCGAGTACAGCGCTCAATGGCTCATTTTCATTACAGTTTTTTGAGTTTTTATATTTCAGCTTAATTACTTTTTCATCGGTTGGCTTCGGAGATATTGTACCATTGAATATTGCAGGTAAACTATTGGTAATGATGGAAGTTTTCTTGAGCTTTTTGGTATTGGTATTTGGTATTGCAAACATTAATAGAATTCACGTTAACAAATAA
- a CDS encoding DUF3347 domain-containing protein: protein MKNLKMSIAAMLLLAVSFTNAQEKEKMNHDHGDMKMDHSKMMNKNSDAKAEAILSDYFNLKDALVADDTKKAAQAGTKLVATLKAFDMGSYTKEQQKELADIIEDATEHAEHISESAIDHQREHFKTLSKDITDMVAITGTKSTLYEQFCPMYDKGSAWLSTSKEVKNPYYGSRMLKCGKVQKTIQ, encoded by the coding sequence ATGAAAAATTTAAAAATGAGTATTGCAGCAATGCTATTGTTAGCAGTTTCTTTTACCAATGCACAGGAAAAAGAAAAAATGAACCACGATCACGGAGATATGAAAATGGACCATAGCAAAATGATGAATAAAAATAGTGACGCAAAAGCAGAAGCTATTTTAAGTGATTACTTTAATTTAAAAGATGCTTTAGTTGCGGACGACACAAAAAAGGCAGCACAAGCAGGAACAAAATTGGTAGCCACTCTTAAAGCATTTGATATGGGTAGTTATACAAAAGAACAACAAAAAGAGCTGGCCGATATCATAGAAGATGCTACCGAGCACGCAGAACATATTTCTGAAAGTGCGATAGACCACCAACGCGAGCACTTTAAAACGTTAAGTAAGGATATTACTGATATGGTAGCTATTACGGGTACGAAAAGCACGTTATACGAGCAATTTTGCCCAATGTATGATAAGGGTAGTGCGTGGTTGAGTACAAGTAAAGAAGTGAAAAATCCATATTACGGCAGTAGAATGCTTAAATGCGGAAAAGTTCAAAAGACTATTCAATAG